The segment catgattgtaaccaaagtgtaaaacatgacattaaaatcctaataaacaaacaaacaaacatattttggagtgtgtccgagggaatctgtgcccataaCATCAGAAGAACATTTGTAATAGTCAGACCTTGATggtcctatttatttaaagtatcctccagggtacccaagaaggatgggccctgctgagtctggttcctctcaaggtttcttcctgtaattttcagggagtttttctttgccactgtcatcctcggcttgctcaacaggggtttttgtatctgttggtcctggattttgtaaagttgctttgagacaatgtctgttgtaaaaagcactatataaataaatttgatttgACTTCACTTGACTAGACAATTTATACCAAAGGTGTTCACTGGGGTTGTGGTCAGGGATCTGTgttggccactggagttccagtACACCAAACTCACCAAACCATGTTGTTATGGACCCTGCTTTGTTTACAATTGCACAGTCATACTGAAATGGGAAAAGTTAgaagtatataatttatttcataTGACTGTGactgattttatacatttatagtgtgtatgtgtaagtgtgccTAACATTTATGAACTTAATACTGAGAAGGGTGGTCCTGGTCAACATAATTTTGATGGATTAGATTCATGATCAAAATGTTGTGCATTACTGCCACCTAGTTGCAGCATTTAGCGTTACATCATGTTTGTCACATTCAGTCCAAATGTAACAAAATTTTAATCTGgaaataaaactaaagaaatgaaacaataaaaatgtattagtgTCCCACAGCTTCAAGGGAACGACATCACCATTACTGTCTGGTGAGATTCTGGCTTGTATTTTTCTGCAAGAACCTCTGAAGAACTGTGTTTTGttacttttgttttaaaatgtctaAATAAAACCCAGAACCAACTGGAAAATGTGGGTTACTTTGGTGTTCAGCTTTGTTTCCGTGTGTTCGCAAAAGTGTGGTTACTCACTCATTAGGTGGGCCAAGCTGGTTGTCACAGGGGCACTTCGacattattctcaaaatcatttcgactttatttctGAAATCCAAATTTATACCACTTTATTCTTGAATTTGAAACcttaatattttacagtggccctGATAAATAACATATTATTTTGAATGTCATGCCTAATCTCAGTtcttttaaaatcctaattctCTGTGTTGCTTGGGcaggaaataaaaatgtattcctgttgttgtagttgggcagttgtagcctagtggttaaggtactggactagtaatacaaaggtcactggttcaagccttaccaatgccaggttgccactgttgggcccttgagcaaggcccttaaccctcaattgcttggacaatatactgtcacagtactgtaagtcactttggataaaggcgtctgctaaatgctgaaaatgtaaatataaatgtaaatgttgcttAACAGAGTAAACAGCCACACCCAGACACGCATTTGGAGCTGCGTAAAGGAAAGCTTGTTGAGGACAAGATTCAGTCTCTACAATTCGGGTGAAATGGCAGAATCCCTTCTGATGGCTCTGAAATCCTTAAACTGTCCAGTCTGTCTGGATCTGCTAAAGGATCCAGTGACGATTCCTTGTGGACACAGTTACTGTCTGAGCTGTATTGAAGGCTGCTGGAAAAAAGAAGATGATGGTGGCATGTACAGTTGTCCTCAGTGCAGACAGACCTTCAGTCCAAAGCCTGATCTTAACAAGAACACCACACTGGCAGAACTAGCTGAAGAACTGAGGAAGACTTCATGTCAGGGGGATCCTTCAGCTGTTTCTCTCGCTGGACCTGATGATGTGGAGTGTGACATCTGCACTGAGGTTAAATACAAAGCTGTCAAATCCTGTCTGGTTTGTCTGGCCTCATATTGTGAAGCTCATGTTCAGAGTCACTACAGATCTCCTCCTTTAAAGAAGCATAAACTCGTTGAGGCCTCTGCTAATCTTCAGGAGAAGATCTGCTCCAAACATGACAAGCTACTGGAGATTTTTTGTCGCAGTGATAACAACTTTATTTGTTACTTATGTGCCATGGATGAACACAAAAACCATCAAACATTCTCAATTGCAGCTGAAAGAACTACAAAACAGGTAAAACAAAGCTTTATGTACTTTGGTACTGCTTGGACAAATGGAaagcactttattctggtcagggtcttaGTGGATCTTGTTTACtctgaaacactgggtgcaaggcaggaattccCTGGAAATGGAACCAATTCATTGCATGTCATGGGATGCTGACATGAGATTCGAACCtcgatctcagcagtggtgggctataataaatataaatataaagttcTGGCATAAGACAACATTTTCTACTAATAAAACTTTTATAAACGTTCATGTGAAGTACCCCCGTGGAGAACCACTTTACAAGATACATGTATTGTTACTTTTATTGTTGCAAAATGCATGAATATTTAATGTGTAATGTAATGAATAAATGTCATATTGTGTATACAGAATGAACTGGTGGCGATTCAGAATGCCTCCAAAACAAGAATAATACAACAAGAGAGCAGAATACAGGAGGTGAATAAGAAAATGAAATCTCTCAAAGTAAGTACTGACCTGAACTTTCATGGGAATTGCAGGTCTCAGCACGACAGCTTGCAGCAAATACAAGCCAGGAAGGTTGTAAGCAGTAAGTTCCATCCAGAACAGGCAGAAGCAGGATGAGAAATTCCACAaaaatagatacaaaaatagagacaaaaataaatatttgtttgtaaacaaaaaaaaaaaaaaaaaacaaaaaaaaggcactttggttctaacaggttttagcagagttgtgttcttcgactgttgtctatctaaacttaaggaatgaaatgttcactgtggaagcacttctgtaagtcgctctggataagagcgtctgctaaatgctgaaaatgtaaatgtaaatgtaaatgttatgggCATTCCACCAAATGCAAGAAAGAAGTGTGTGTTTTAACTgaaactaaaatgtaaatgaaagacATTATGGGTGTGAATGGAGAAAACTGCTTGGTCAAATTTTGCTGTTGTGATGGAAAACATCCACATCTGTACAAAACAACAAAGGTAAATCTGGCATTGTTAGATGTGGGATGCTTTAGTCATAAATTAGATGTGGTACAAGCAAACCCAGTGCTGTACAGAAGTGGGTAAGAGCAggataacattttattaaagttCATGACTATGAAACATAAAAATCAGTCCCGCAGGCCTTTAAATAGACCAGAGGAGTTTAAATGCCTGTGGGACTCAATTACTTTTAGTTCAGGGTTCTACTACTGTTTAGGGCTCAGtttgattttctttctttacagGACAGTTAGGGTTCTTCTCCATTTCAGTTCTTGGTCAAGGAGAACTCAGTTGGGTTAAGCTAATTCTCTCTCCTTGTCTCCTACAGCGTTCTGCACAGGCTGCAGTAGATGAAAGTGAAAAGATCTTTACTGGTCTTATTCAGTCgcttaaagaaaaaaactctAAGGTGAAGGAACTCATCAGGGCTCAGGAACAGAGTGAACTGAGTGTGGCCAAGAAACATCTGATGACACTGCAAGAGGAGCTTGAGGATTTGAGGAAGAGAAACTCTGAGCTGGAGCAAATTTCCCGAATAGATAATAACATTGATTTCATCAAGGTAAAAACACAGACCCTCTGATTATTTACAGGTGTATTTCATATTAAGTTATCTGCTCTGGAATTTTCCCTCTTAAGGCTGTTTGAGCGCAACATGTCTCAACAttctgtttatgtttttatttttttttctctttagcgTTTCCTACCTCTCAGTGTTCTTCCTCGATCTCAAATATTATACATTGGTATAAACATCCCCACATTCTCCACATTCTCCATTGATGAAGTAAGGGATGCTGCATCTTTAGTGATGGAAAAAGTGGAAAAATTTCACAAGATGGAACTAGTCAAATCATCTACAGGTAAGATTAATAACAAAGTGTTAACTTGTAATATAaattgtgtatataatatacaatacaaCATAATGTTTTTTGTATAGTTCACAGAATCACTGTTACACCAAAGACCAGAGAGGACTTCTTGAAATGTGAGTATCACAAACCTTTGCTGTCTTTGCTGATGGCCCAATCTGTTGAATTCCAGcagttaaaattttttaaaatcctTTTATGAAAGTACAAAATCTAAATTCCACATTTTAGAAAAATTAGGAAAATgttggaaatgcaaataaaaacaaaaatcagtGATTAGTTATTTCAAGTGATAAAATCATGTTTGAGTATAAAAGAAGCGTCCAGAAAAGATTTAGTCGTTTATGAACAAGGATGGTTCTAGACTCGCCACTTAGCCAAATGTGTCAGCAGATAACCCAACCAGGGGtgtagcaccaaattctgggccctatGCACAAGCTCACCCCAGTCCAGACTCCTTCTAGACTCCTCAAGGGCCCTCCCCCGACTTGGGGCCCTGTAACTCAGTcccacttttcaccccactACAACGCCCCTGAACCCAACAGCTAAAGAACTGTTCCTACTAACTATTCTTTAATAAGCAACTTGGGATTTAGGGTTTTAGGTATTTTACCAAAATCTAAGAATCTAATGTGTCATCATTGGATCTTTATATGCCCAAAAGTAGTTTACTGAACACAGTCAGTTTTCTGCCATGACTATCTCAATTCCCTGATCTGTAGTCTAGATCAAGAGCTAAAGAGAAGAGTGCACAAGAGAGGACCTAGAACCCTGGATGATCTGCAGAGATTCTGTATAGAGAAATGGTTATAAATTCCCTGCTCTGTATTCTGTTATAGACTATAAAGCACTGTTTTGTAAACAAGGGGAGGTCATACAAAGTAATGTagtaagagtttttttttttattattaaatatatctaCTTAAATTAAAGGTTGTATTATTTCTACTTTTTCAGTCTAAAACACCAAAAAATGAATTTCTTGAAACTATTTTTCTCATCTTGATCAGGGTGCTAATAATTGTGAAGCAGACTGCAGttgttattgcttttatactttttattagcagtacaatattttaaatgGTTATAAATAAGTGaaagcatattattattattgcaacaGGGATTAAAAACTCTATTTTTCTACTTTCTTTTAGATTTCTGTCAGCTGACTCTAAAACCAAACTCAGAAAACAAAGAACTCTGTCTGTCTAATGAAAACAGAACACTGAAAGTGACTTATCAGCAAAAAAACTACAGCTATTCTGGATATAACAGTTACAGTAACAATTACAATTACGATCCACCAGATCCAAACAAGCTACATCAAGTGTTCTGTAAAGAGGTTCTGgatggacgctgttactgggaggttgaaCAATTTAACCAGCAATATTTTACTATTGGCTTGGATTATAAAGGCAACAGTGTGAATAGGTACAGTCAACAGTCAGTCTTTGGGTGTAATAATCAGTCCTGGAGTCTGAGCTGCTTAGATTCCAAATATTACGCTACTCACAATAACAAAAAGGTTGAAGTCCAGGTTACATCACCCCTCTCTAAAATTGGAGTGTACCTGAATCACCACACAGGAACTCTGTCTTTCTACAACGTCTCGGACACCATGACCCTTATCCACAAGTTTCAGGCCACATTCACTCATCCCCTCTATGCTGGATTTGAGCTTCGTGGTTATGATACCGGTTTTCAAATCCATAAGcttaattaaacacaaaatgtcTATCTATTAGtggtggctgctggtctttcaaagtggggaagctcattgtcggcttacatcataaaatttgtcaatttatttatacataaattctgcccttcTGCCCtctggcctgaaatgggttgcagtttgtctttcgacttcactcgcaaaatccgcaatgggactgaagctcccagtgattaagtcactaatgaagtgtattgctttggcaataagAATGTCCCtgtttgtcatgccaataaagcttcttttgagtttgagaagtgacggtgtagagctcaaactagctgtcaatcaaaacaggatttagcctttcgactgatcctccaatcatcttgcagaagctcagcgtccacacccgcccacagctccattcactcccagagacgctcagtgtccgggggcgggacaaaatcgtggcatttatccaatgaccggcgagtttcgtgggcataaaaaaaaccctcaacgcagtcccatagaagtgaaaagacgctcagcttctgcgggcaaatgcattgatgctacgggaatgtatgagttaagttaagaaaatcgagtcgatttgtgataattagctgattctgaacgaactcgtcttcgagatataTTTTTTTCCAACAGGGTTCAAACAGATTTGTGTTGTTAGTTTGTTGTCTGTGCCTAACATTTACGAATTTAATACTGGGGAGGGTGGTCGTGGTCAACATAATTTTGGTGGATTAGATACATGATCCAAATGTTGTGCATTACTGCCACCTAGTTGCAGCATTTAGCGTTACATCATGTTTGTCACAGTCGGTCCAAATGTAATAGAATTTTACTAATctgaaaataaaactaaataaataaaacaataaaaatgtattttcttcCAACAGGGTTCAAGCAGATATGTGTTGTTAGTTTGTTGTCTGTTTGTACTAGAGTACTAAAGTTGTCTGTTTGTACTAGAGTACCAGAGTCTGCTGAAGGGTCTGGTGATGCTGTAAATGTAGGAAAATGATGCTGAGCCACTGCTGTTTTCTTATAAAATTATACAGCCTAAAATTATACAGATAAAAgaataacatttaatattttacagtggCACTAATACATAACAAAGTTGGGCAGTAAGGGCAGcgtaagggcagtgatagcgcagtggttaaggtactggactagtaaataaaaggttgccggttcaagccccgacaccaccaagttgccactgttgggtccctgagcaaggcccttaacccttaaggcccttaaataatgataaatgtAGCAATAATATTGCCCGAtccttatttaattattattattatactcctCCTTCAAAATCTTTATGGATCTCATTGTTTCCTGACTTAATATGGGAAGATACTTGAAGTGTACTTAAACGATATTGTAttacaaataaaactaaataagtatttttttaaacttataCATAAGATTTATCCTGCTAAGGTTACTTTGGAAAGACTCAGACTGGATATAGATAATAGTTGTTCTTTGTGTAATGGAAACAGAGAAACTATTgagcatcttttttttttatgtcccaCTGTACCTATGTTTTGGCATGAGATGGTTCAGTTTTTGAAtgaaaaacttaaaattaaTTTGTCTTTATAGCATTTCTACAGAGATGGTATTCctacaaatataaaatacagtatgtgattgatttatttttgatactTGGTAAATATCATATACATCAAGCTAAATGGTGTAGTTTTAATCCCTGTTTCAGTGTAATATTCAGTTTAATATAGCCCTTCTTAACTACATTGACTGTTTCAAATTTTCCAAGAACAAGAAAGCTAGAAAAAGTTTGGTATTACTGGAAGAGTTTGGAATTATTTCTATGTAATGCCCactgtgtaatgtaatgtaatgtatataatatatgtttatgtttatgtttaaagATGTAAGAATATGTttcaaaataaagaataaaaaaaaaagattgataCTCTAAAGGAAAAGGGACACAAAGATTTCTCTATGAAGGGGTTACTTTCTTATGGGTCAGGGATGGGTCTTGTACAGAAGCAGATGTTTTGGTTTCTAAAGAATACTGGTAAATATtacataatttaatatttatagtcacgtttgtttatttgtaattattaatatactGCTTGTTAATGTCTTcgttagcattattattaatagaatTAGAAGGATGTTATTAGGAGTAATTTTGTTGTAACTCATATTGGtttagtaatattttattattaatattattatttaattataaaacaccACTTGGGGGTAGTGTTGGTTAGAAGTGTCACTTCCCGAAATCCCATTTCACGCTCCAGCTCAGTAGATCACAGTAATGCACCTTCAGTTGGCCTGACACCAGCCATTAACCTAAAAGAAGAAGAATCTTCTGTTTTACATGGGCGGGAAATAAAAGTGGTTTCCTGTTTCTTCACAGAACAAAAAGTCACACCCACAGAACAAGCTGTTAGAACATCGTGGAGGAAAAGCTTGTAGAGAACTGGTAAAATGGCAGAATCCCTTCTGAAGGTTTTGAATTCCTTAAACTGTCCAGTCTGTCTGGATCTGCTGAAGGATCCAGTGGCGATTCCTTGTGGACACAGTTACTGTCTGAGCTGTATTGAAGGCTGCTGGAAAAA is part of the Trichomycterus rosablanca isolate fTriRos1 chromosome 7, fTriRos1.hap1, whole genome shotgun sequence genome and harbors:
- the LOC134317483 gene encoding tripartite motif-containing protein 16-like, coding for MAESLLMALKSLNCPVCLDLLKDPVTIPCGHSYCLSCIEGCWKKEDDGGMYSCPQCRQTFSPKPDLNKNTTLAELAEELRKTSCQGDPSAVSLAGPDDVECDICTEVKYKAVKSCLVCLASYCEAHVQSHYRSPPLKKHKLVEASANLQEKICSKHDKLLEIFCRSDNNFICYLCAMDEHKNHQTFSIAAERTTKQNELVAIQNASKTRIIQQESRIQEVNKKMKSLKRSAQAAVDESEKIFTGLIQSLKEKNSKVKELIRAQEQSELSVAKKHLMTLQEELEDLRKRNSELEQISRIDNNIDFIKRFLPLSVLPRSQILYIGINIPTFSTFSIDEVRDAASLVMEKVEKFHKMELVKSSTVHRITVTPKTREDFLKYFCQLTLKPNSENKELCLSNENRTLKVTYQQKNYSYSGYNSYSNNYNYDPPDPNKLHQVFCKEVLDGRCYWEVEQFNQQYFTIGLDYKGNSVNRYSQQSVFGCNNQSWSLSCLDSKYYATHNNKKVEVQVTSPLSKIGVYLNHHTGTLSFYNVSDTMTLIHKFQATFTHPLYAGFELRGYDTGFQIHKLN